The following are from one region of the Thermomicrobiales bacterium genome:
- a CDS encoding aminotransferase class V-fold PLP-dependent enzyme — MTSESIYQRIGARPIINGRGPTTLAGGSLMEPEVLAAMAEASTRFVDIEELNRAVGQRIAEVTGAEAGLVTCGSAAGMVLAAAACVAGSNPERIAALPDSDGFPNEIVFHRAHRIMYDRMYRVGGGRLTLIGTWERTDPAELEQAITDRTAAVAFHQSQYNGPGALPFEQVVEIAHARNVPVFVDAASTLPPVSHLRIWIERGADLVIYSGGKGIRGPAESGLLAGRADLIEAARLNGSPNASVGRGMKVGKETMVGLWVALERFLAHDHEADYRRHMAQADRLMAALGTRSDVRLTRNDDQAIWPFPVIGVYPVDDRWNHRAVVQALIAGDPSIHLDALRDRLQINTHWLEDDQIDVILRRLTAELDARRGA; from the coding sequence ATGACGAGCGAGTCGATCTACCAGCGTATTGGGGCCAGACCGATCATCAACGGGCGCGGACCCACCACGTTGGCCGGCGGGTCGTTGATGGAACCCGAGGTATTGGCCGCGATGGCCGAAGCCTCCACGCGCTTCGTCGATATCGAGGAACTCAACCGCGCGGTTGGCCAGCGGATTGCCGAAGTGACCGGCGCGGAGGCGGGGCTGGTCACCTGCGGATCGGCAGCCGGTATGGTGCTGGCCGCAGCGGCCTGCGTGGCCGGGAGCAATCCCGAGCGCATCGCCGCCCTGCCGGACAGCGACGGCTTCCCGAACGAAATCGTCTTCCACCGCGCGCACCGCATCATGTACGACCGCATGTACCGGGTTGGGGGCGGGCGGTTGACGCTCATCGGAACCTGGGAGCGCACCGATCCCGCCGAACTGGAGCAAGCGATCACCGACCGCACCGCCGCGGTGGCGTTCCATCAGTCGCAATACAACGGACCCGGCGCGCTCCCCTTCGAGCAGGTGGTCGAAATCGCGCATGCGCGCAATGTGCCGGTGTTCGTCGATGCCGCGTCCACCCTCCCGCCCGTGAGTCACTTGCGCATCTGGATCGAGCGCGGGGCCGATCTGGTCATCTACAGCGGAGGAAAGGGCATCCGCGGTCCAGCGGAATCGGGCTTGCTGGCCGGCCGCGCCGACCTGATCGAAGCGGCCCGCTTGAATGGCAGTCCCAATGCTTCCGTCGGGCGCGGCATGAAGGTCGGCAAGGAAACGATGGTCGGGCTCTGGGTTGCGCTGGAGCGCTTCCTGGCCCACGACCACGAAGCCGACTACCGCCGCCACATGGCGCAGGCCGACCGGTTGATGGCCGCGCTTGGAACCCGGTCAGACGTGCGGCTCACCCGCAACGACGATCAGGCGATTTGGCCCTTCCCGGTCATTGGTGTCTACCCCGTGGATGACCGCTGGAACCACCGCGCGGTGGTCCAGGCGCTCATCGCCGGTGACCCGTCCATTCATCTCGACGCGCTGCGCGACCGGCTGCAGATCAATACCCACTGGCTGGAAGACGACCAGATCGACGTCATACTCCGCCGCCTCACCGCCGAACTCGACGCGCGGCGCGGCGCCTAG